The proteins below come from a single Chryseobacterium nepalense genomic window:
- a CDS encoding RNA polymerase sigma factor, which produces MASKEKEFAQLIKDNQGLIIKVSRLYTNSLEDEEDLFQEIVLQLWRSYDSFKGNSKISTWMYRVALNTAITLFRKKAKSLPTNELDINLADFIEDDDEKQQQVSLLYTVIKTLPNVERAIVMMYLDDLPYKDIAENLGITEVNARVKMNRLKKTLKEKMEKYA; this is translated from the coding sequence TTGGCCTCAAAAGAGAAAGAATTTGCGCAGCTTATTAAGGATAATCAGGGTCTGATTATCAAAGTTTCGCGGCTTTATACCAATTCTTTAGAGGATGAGGAAGATCTTTTTCAGGAAATTGTGTTACAATTATGGAGAAGTTATGACTCATTTAAAGGAAATTCTAAAATTTCTACATGGATGTATCGTGTTGCCCTCAATACAGCTATTACCCTTTTCAGAAAAAAAGCCAAAAGCCTACCTACGAATGAACTGGACATCAATCTCGCCGATTTTATCGAAGATGATGATGAAAAGCAACAACAGGTATCACTTTTGTATACTGTAATAAAAACGCTTCCCAATGTGGAAAGAGCGATTGTAATGATGTATCTGGATGATTTGCCTTATAAGGATATTGCAGAAAACCTCGGAATTACTGAAGTTAATGCGCGTGTGAAAATGAACAGATTAAAGAAAACCCTTAAAGAAAAGATGGAAAAATATGCCTGA
- a CDS encoding PPK2 family polyphosphate kinase gives MDINFSDDFLVKGKFSIKKASTQYKGKLTKEEGEQLLIQEKEKLRELQERLYSDGSKSLLVVLQAMDAAGKDSMIEHVFGGVNPQGCNVTSFKTPSSREYAHDFLWRHYLALPQKGMIGIFNRSHYESVLVCKVHPEYNLNEKTWKSVKDFDDKFWENRYESIRNFEKHLTGNGTTIVKIFLHVSKDEQKKRFLDRINEQEKNWKFSAADLPERAVFEKYMECYEEAINETSKDGAPWFVLPADDKWFARVAAIQIIIDALEKMNLKYPKLSEEDKAGLEEAKKQLESEK, from the coding sequence ATGGACATCAATTTCTCAGATGATTTTTTAGTAAAAGGAAAGTTTTCTATTAAAAAAGCTTCAACACAATACAAAGGGAAACTCACCAAAGAAGAAGGTGAGCAATTACTGATTCAGGAAAAAGAAAAGCTTCGTGAGCTTCAGGAAAGATTATATTCAGACGGAAGTAAATCTCTTCTGGTAGTGCTTCAGGCAATGGATGCCGCGGGAAAAGACAGTATGATAGAACATGTTTTCGGAGGGGTAAATCCGCAGGGCTGTAATGTAACCAGCTTTAAAACACCGAGCTCAAGAGAATATGCACATGATTTTTTATGGAGGCATTACCTGGCTTTACCACAAAAGGGAATGATTGGTATCTTCAACCGGTCGCATTATGAGAGCGTACTTGTATGTAAAGTTCACCCTGAATATAATCTGAACGAAAAAACCTGGAAATCCGTAAAAGATTTTGATGATAAATTTTGGGAAAATCGCTACGAAAGTATCAGAAACTTTGAAAAACATTTGACCGGAAACGGAACAACTATCGTAAAAATATTTTTGCACGTCTCCAAGGATGAACAGAAAAAAAGATTCCTCGACCGGATCAATGAACAGGAAAAAAACTGGAAATTCTCAGCAGCTGATCTTCCCGAAAGAGCTGTCTTCGAAAAATATATGGAATGCTATGAGGAAGCTATTAATGAAACCTCTAAAGACGGTGCGCCATGGTTTGTACTTCCGGCAGATGATAAATGGTTTGCAAGAGTCGCAGCCATTCAGATTATTATTGATGCGCTGGAGAAAATGAATCTTAAATATCCTAAGCTTTCTGAAGAAGATAAAGCCGGATTAGAAGAAGCTAAAAAACAACTGGAAAGTGAAAAATAA
- the rpoN gene encoding RNA polymerase factor sigma-54, whose translation MLKQHLQLKLGQKLAPQQIQLMKLIQLHTLEFEEELERELEENPALEIVKEESKEDDFSSLEESYESEGTESIETDFDVDQYLYDDEPSYKTASSNYSPDDEEFDNESLLTEGQSLYDYLLEQIHLVNISEEDEKIAEYLIGNLDTDGYLRREIKSIVDDLAFSQGIYTTKEKVEDILENYIQKLDPPGVGARGLQECLLLQIEKKVSSDKAVSLAANILRYQFDALTNKHYNKIIQKYDIEEEDLRDALDEISKLSPKVGGNFDTQTITINQEIIPDFVIQVKDGQVVPMLNSKNAPTLRVSEEYKDILTTYSHDKNSSEHKQAALFIKQKLDAAKWYIDAINQRQNTLLQTITAIVKFQKDYFITGDEKSLKPMILKDVADITGFDISTISRVVKSKYADTPNGIVYLKDLFSDSLTNDDGEEVSTKEIKTHLQEVISKENKRKPLTDDALVMILKEQGYNIARRTIAKYREQLNIPVARLRKEL comes from the coding sequence ATGCTTAAACAACACTTACAACTCAAATTAGGGCAGAAGTTGGCCCCTCAGCAAATCCAGCTGATGAAACTGATCCAGCTTCATACCCTTGAATTTGAAGAAGAACTTGAAAGAGAATTAGAAGAAAATCCTGCCTTGGAAATTGTGAAAGAAGAATCTAAAGAGGATGATTTCTCCTCTCTGGAAGAATCTTATGAAAGTGAGGGTACGGAAAGCATTGAAACGGATTTTGATGTAGACCAATATCTTTATGACGATGAACCAAGCTATAAAACCGCTTCCAGCAACTATTCTCCGGACGACGAAGAATTTGATAACGAAAGCCTTTTAACGGAAGGACAATCGCTTTACGATTATCTTCTGGAGCAGATTCATCTGGTAAATATCAGTGAAGAAGACGAAAAAATTGCAGAATATCTTATCGGAAATCTTGATACAGACGGATACCTAAGAAGAGAAATCAAGTCGATTGTTGATGATCTTGCTTTTTCTCAGGGAATTTATACTACTAAAGAAAAGGTGGAAGATATTCTTGAAAACTATATCCAAAAGCTGGATCCGCCGGGTGTGGGGGCAAGAGGACTTCAGGAATGCCTGCTTTTACAGATCGAAAAGAAAGTAAGCTCCGATAAAGCGGTTTCTCTCGCAGCCAATATTCTGAGATATCAGTTTGATGCGCTTACCAACAAACATTATAATAAGATCATTCAGAAATATGATATTGAGGAAGAAGATCTGAGAGATGCATTGGATGAAATTTCCAAATTATCCCCTAAAGTAGGAGGTAACTTTGATACGCAAACAATTACCATCAATCAGGAAATCATTCCGGATTTTGTGATACAGGTAAAAGACGGACAGGTAGTTCCCATGCTGAACAGTAAGAATGCACCGACTTTAAGGGTTTCTGAAGAATATAAAGATATTTTAACTACGTATTCTCATGATAAGAATTCTTCAGAACATAAACAGGCGGCTTTATTCATCAAACAAAAACTAGATGCCGCCAAATGGTATATTGATGCTATTAATCAGCGACAGAATACTTTGTTGCAAACGATTACGGCAATCGTAAAATTCCAGAAAGATTATTTCATCACCGGCGATGAAAAGTCATTGAAACCAATGATCCTGAAAGATGTAGCTGATATCACCGGATTTGATATTTCAACGATTTCAAGAGTGGTTAAAAGTAAATATGCCGATACGCCCAACGGAATTGTATATCTGAAAGACCTCTTTTCAGATAGCCTTACCAATGACGATGGAGAGGAAGTTTCTACAAAGGAAATTAAGACCCATCTTCAGGAAGTTATCAGTAAAGAAAATAAAAGGAAACCCCTTACCGATGATGCACTGGTAATGATCCTGAAAGAACAGGGCTATAATATTGCCAGAAGAACAATCGCCAAGTACCGCGAGCAGCTCAATATTCCGGTAGCGAGATTAAGAAAAGAACTTTAA
- the rimM gene encoding ribosome maturation factor RimM (Essential for efficient processing of 16S rRNA): MRKEDCYLLGKITRRHGLAGNVILKLDTDQPELYNKLESIFVEINGLLVPFFIEKSSRSKSDVLNISFKNSTEALVDQSLGKNVYLPLSTLPKLSGKQFYYHEIIGYNILDENDNDCGVIRSVNDQTAQTYFITNLDGKEVVIPIIKDWIIEVNREEKFIKMQLPEGLIDVFLVPSKKDE; encoded by the coding sequence ATGCGTAAAGAAGATTGCTATTTATTAGGAAAAATCACACGCAGACACGGACTTGCGGGAAATGTTATCCTTAAACTGGATACCGACCAACCCGAGCTTTACAATAAATTGGAATCAATATTCGTTGAAATCAACGGATTATTGGTTCCTTTTTTTATTGAAAAATCATCCCGGAGCAAATCTGATGTGCTGAATATTTCATTCAAAAATTCTACGGAAGCGCTGGTAGATCAGTCTTTAGGTAAGAATGTTTATTTACCGCTTTCCACCTTACCTAAACTTTCGGGGAAACAATTTTACTATCATGAGATCATCGGGTATAATATTCTGGATGAAAATGATAACGACTGCGGCGTAATACGATCTGTAAATGATCAGACTGCACAAACCTACTTTATTACCAATCTCGACGGCAAAGAAGTGGTAATTCCTATCATCAAAGACTGGATTATTGAAGTAAACAGAGAAGAAAAATTCATTAAAATGCAGCTTCCTGAAGGACTTATCGATGTTTTTCTGGTTCCTTCCAAAAAAGATGAATAA
- a CDS encoding XRE family transcriptional regulator, with translation MHQELLLRQIRTKIGNKSLNDEIANILNISYDAAHRRTSLKAKFSFEEAVELAKYFQISLDQFQVSDHQIIARKTSAVTQTEDLESFFRNNLKVFENLPLSHEMTIYYSAKDIPFFYTLSDTLLSRFKVYVWMNLLNAKQVFIPFLDFSPPDFEWNTKELRKIYEEQNVIELWNDMTVSSVLQQIVYYCETGLLKRNEAGIILQELKELIEYIEQKTENNPKFHLYENELMHLSNDIFFHHPQQSLFAIPTNMFGYILINDDKTCKETQNYFEHQIKNSKSLSTSGNRDRKKFFNKIYLQIEDLKHIIAL, from the coding sequence ATGCATCAGGAACTTTTACTCAGGCAGATCCGTACAAAAATCGGAAACAAATCTTTAAATGATGAGATTGCGAATATTCTAAATATCAGCTACGATGCCGCACACCGGAGAACCTCCCTGAAGGCAAAATTCAGTTTTGAGGAAGCAGTGGAGCTGGCCAAATATTTCCAGATTTCTTTAGATCAGTTTCAGGTTTCCGATCATCAGATTATCGCAAGAAAAACCTCAGCCGTAACCCAAACAGAGGATCTGGAGTCTTTTTTCAGAAACAACCTGAAAGTTTTTGAAAATCTTCCGCTTAGCCATGAGATGACCATTTATTATTCCGCGAAAGACATTCCTTTCTTTTACACGCTTTCCGATACACTGCTCTCCCGTTTTAAGGTGTATGTCTGGATGAATCTTTTAAATGCCAAACAGGTTTTTATTCCTTTTTTAGACTTCTCTCCTCCAGATTTTGAATGGAATACTAAAGAATTGCGAAAAATATATGAAGAGCAGAATGTAATTGAATTATGGAATGATATGACTGTTTCCAGCGTTTTGCAGCAAATTGTTTATTATTGCGAAACCGGACTTCTGAAAAGGAATGAAGCAGGAATTATCCTGCAGGAACTAAAAGAATTAATAGAATATATCGAACAGAAAACCGAGAACAATCCGAAATTCCATTTATATGAAAATGAACTGATGCATCTCTCCAATGACATTTTTTTCCATCATCCCCAACAGTCTCTTTTTGCCATTCCCACCAATATGTTCGGATATATATTGATTAATGATGACAAAACCTGTAAAGAAACACAGAATTATTTTGAGCACCAGATCAAAAACTCAAAATCGCTGAGTACCTCCGGTAATCGGGACAGGAAAAAGTTCTTCAATAAAATATATCTGCAGATTGAAGATTTAAAACACATAATTGCGCTATGA
- a CDS encoding nitroreductase family protein, whose amino-acid sequence MNKAEVLKEIIGQRRSVFPKDYTDTEVSQEIIDEILHSATLAPNHKRTKPWRFKVFKGEEKAKLASEMQAIYKATQPEQLFLEKKYNDIGFKINKADAVVSIVVNFSAMVPEWEEIAAVSMAVQNMYLTCTAHQVGCYWSSPKLVDHLQESLTIEENQKCLGLFYLGNLQE is encoded by the coding sequence TTTCCAAAAGACTATACCGATACGGAAGTTTCACAGGAAATCATTGATGAAATACTCCATTCAGCAACATTAGCGCCCAATCATAAGCGTACAAAACCTTGGCGTTTTAAGGTTTTTAAAGGGGAAGAAAAAGCAAAACTGGCCTCGGAAATGCAGGCAATCTATAAAGCTACGCAACCGGAACAACTTTTTTTAGAAAAAAAATACAATGACATAGGTTTTAAAATTAATAAAGCAGATGCCGTTGTTTCTATTGTTGTTAATTTCAGTGCAATGGTTCCGGAATGGGAGGAAATTGCCGCCGTTTCAATGGCGGTTCAGAATATGTACCTTACCTGTACGGCCCATCAGGTTGGATGCTACTGGAGTTCCCCGAAATTAGTAGATCATTTACAAGAATCCCTAACTATTGAAGAAAACCAGAAATGTCTGGGCCTATTTTATTTGGGTAACCTGCAAGAATAG
- a CDS encoding 30S ribosomal protein S16, whose amino-acid sequence MSVKIRLQRHGSKGRPFFHIVVADSRARRDGKFIEKLGTYNPITNPATIDLNVDSAVKWLNNGAQPTDTARAILSYKGALYKKHLQGGVAKGAFDEAEAEKRFNAWVEAKEAKVQGKVEGLATAKSDAKKAALDAEAKVNEARIAAAAQAEADAKAAEEAANAPAEETTEGEAAAESTEENTEA is encoded by the coding sequence ATGTCAGTAAAAATCAGATTACAAAGACACGGATCTAAAGGAAGACCTTTTTTCCACATCGTGGTTGCAGATTCAAGAGCTAGAAGAGATGGTAAATTCATCGAAAAGTTAGGAACTTACAACCCAATTACTAACCCTGCAACAATCGATTTAAATGTTGATTCTGCTGTAAAGTGGTTAAACAACGGTGCTCAGCCAACTGATACTGCGAGAGCTATCCTTTCTTACAAAGGTGCTCTTTACAAAAAACACTTACAAGGTGGTGTTGCTAAAGGAGCTTTTGATGAAGCTGAAGCTGAAAAAAGATTCAATGCTTGGGTAGAAGCTAAGGAAGCTAAAGTACAAGGTAAAGTAGAAGGTTTGGCTACAGCTAAATCTGATGCCAAAAAAGCTGCTCTGGACGCTGAAGCTAAAGTAAACGAAGCGAGAATCGCTGCTGCTGCACAGGCTGAAGCTGATGCCAAAGCTGCTGAAGAGGCTGCAAACGCACCTGCTGAAGAAACTACAGAAGGAGAAGCTGCTGCTGAATCTACAGAAGAAAACACTGAAGCGTAA
- a CDS encoding serine hydrolase domain-containing protein, protein MSTFSKQYKLYLTLLLSIIFQMFSFGQKVNIVETEDIKTELQKNNTGKIFFTDKRIGDHILQQKDFLDFYTLTNKSNLFFVAYFDNSLTNYKHFLAPEIPLDSLFKSGNYQFTLFVDGKEIYKSNLMPGAPQPDIQDKATSLNRPFIDNLNGQGSWSESFWNRFLHNGGDQALSDGSHTLKMEIRPYVKTETIKTGEIIAAGSLKLNVARNPKIDISTITLNKIVPYNGFFVSKEKYDTEKIKLLKGSIDEGIFKKINSIVVIKNGGILIEEYFNGETRETLHDPRSVGKSLTSTLMGQAISEGYIKNELQPLKTFYPLHQFANFSTAKEQITIKDLLTMSSGLDGNDEDGNSPGNEENMYPTPDWVKFALDLPFQEKLNHQWHYFTAGVVVLGDILDQSTPKGLKNYADEKLFKPLGINHYEWQYTPQNIPNTAGGIKMNALDFAKYGQLYKNGGIWNKKQILSQKWINRTFTKQKQITGRDNEYYGYLFWNKSYQSKGKLYEAYYCAGNGGNYILVFKDQPLVIVITASAYGQPYAHSQADKMIQDYLLPAVFEQK, encoded by the coding sequence ATGTCTACATTCTCAAAACAATATAAATTGTATCTGACTTTATTGTTATCGATAATATTTCAAATGTTTTCTTTTGGTCAAAAAGTAAATATTGTCGAAACGGAAGATATAAAAACAGAATTACAGAAAAATAATACCGGGAAAATATTTTTTACAGATAAGAGAATCGGAGACCATATTTTACAGCAGAAAGATTTTTTAGATTTCTACACGCTTACCAACAAGAGCAATCTTTTTTTTGTTGCTTATTTTGATAATTCTCTGACCAATTATAAGCATTTTCTGGCACCTGAAATTCCTTTAGATTCATTATTCAAAAGCGGAAATTATCAGTTTACATTGTTTGTGGACGGAAAAGAAATCTATAAAAGTAACCTAATGCCGGGAGCTCCACAACCTGACATTCAGGATAAGGCTACTTCGTTAAACCGACCTTTTATCGATAATTTGAACGGTCAGGGTTCCTGGAGCGAATCTTTTTGGAATCGTTTTCTTCATAATGGCGGAGATCAGGCGCTTTCGGATGGCAGTCACACTCTGAAAATGGAAATCCGACCTTACGTAAAAACCGAAACTATAAAAACAGGCGAAATAATTGCCGCGGGAAGTCTGAAACTGAACGTGGCAAGAAATCCAAAAATTGATATTTCAACAATTACTTTAAATAAAATAGTTCCTTACAATGGATTTTTTGTTTCTAAGGAAAAATACGATACAGAAAAAATAAAATTACTGAAAGGGTCTATAGATGAAGGAATATTTAAAAAGATAAACAGTATTGTTGTGATAAAAAACGGAGGAATATTAATTGAGGAATATTTCAATGGCGAAACCAGAGAAACGCTTCACGATCCCCGCTCTGTCGGGAAATCATTGACTTCAACATTGATGGGGCAAGCAATTTCCGAGGGTTATATCAAAAATGAATTACAACCGCTTAAAACTTTTTATCCGCTTCATCAATTTGCAAATTTCAGTACAGCCAAAGAACAGATTACCATTAAAGACCTTTTGACAATGAGCTCCGGATTGGATGGAAATGATGAAGACGGTAACAGTCCCGGAAACGAAGAGAATATGTACCCCACTCCAGATTGGGTAAAATTTGCGCTGGATTTGCCTTTTCAGGAAAAACTTAATCATCAATGGCACTATTTCACTGCCGGAGTGGTTGTTTTAGGAGACATTCTTGATCAATCTACGCCTAAGGGTCTAAAGAATTATGCCGATGAAAAGTTGTTTAAACCTCTTGGAATCAATCATTATGAATGGCAATATACCCCGCAAAATATTCCAAACACAGCAGGTGGAATTAAAATGAACGCATTGGATTTCGCAAAGTATGGTCAGCTTTATAAAAATGGCGGGATTTGGAACAAAAAACAGATTCTTTCCCAAAAATGGATCAACAGAACTTTTACAAAACAAAAACAAATAACCGGTAGGGATAACGAGTATTACGGTTATCTATTCTGGAATAAAAGCTACCAATCAAAAGGCAAATTATACGAAGCATACTATTGCGCAGGAAATGGTGGAAACTATATCCTTGTTTTTAAAGACCAGCCATTAGTGATTGTAATTACGGCAAGTGCCTATGGACAACCTTACGCCCATTCGCAGGCTGATAAAATGATACAGGATTATTTATTGCCCGCAGTGTTTGAACAAAAGTAA
- a CDS encoding helix-turn-helix domain-containing protein, translated as MKNLRNGEFFGQTTETLRFGGLTITDTEYTHAFVDWHYHENPYFTFLLQGNMTEGNKKEIYDCATGTLLYHHWQDSHYNTKPDVFTRGFHIEISEDWFEKFQLLKDKTQGSFNIKNPAVKLLMYRIFKETKSIDNSFEISTDQILLDIFHEIAGLKTSREKNPLWVKQIDEILHETFMEKLNLSDLAKIVNIHPIHLSRDFKKYFHCTLGEYLRKLKVENSLKILNEFESLSEVALECGFSDQSHFIRCFKENIGITPLKYRNILKK; from the coding sequence ATGAAAAATCTTCGCAACGGTGAGTTTTTCGGACAAACCACTGAAACTTTGCGTTTCGGGGGATTAACGATTACAGATACGGAATATACGCACGCCTTCGTAGACTGGCATTATCACGAAAACCCTTATTTCACCTTTTTGCTGCAGGGAAATATGACCGAAGGCAATAAAAAAGAAATATATGACTGTGCAACCGGAACACTGCTGTATCATCACTGGCAGGACTCGCACTACAATACAAAACCTGATGTGTTTACAAGGGGTTTTCATATTGAAATTTCGGAAGATTGGTTTGAAAAATTTCAGCTTTTAAAAGATAAAACACAAGGAAGCTTTAATATTAAAAATCCGGCAGTAAAGCTATTGATGTACCGTATTTTCAAAGAAACAAAAAGCATTGATAATTCTTTTGAAATATCGACAGATCAAATCCTGCTTGATATTTTTCACGAAATAGCCGGCCTGAAAACCAGTAGAGAAAAAAATCCTTTGTGGGTAAAACAAATCGACGAGATTCTTCATGAAACTTTTATGGAAAAATTGAATTTATCAGACCTTGCAAAAATAGTAAACATTCACCCGATCCATCTGAGCAGGGATTTTAAGAAATATTTCCATTGTACCTTAGGAGAATATCTCAGGAAATTAAAAGTGGAAAATTCTTTGAAAATCCTGAATGAATTTGAGTCTTTATCGGAAGTTGCACTGGAATGCGGCTTTTCCGACCAAAGTCATTTTATCAGGTGTTTTAAAGAAAATATAGGTATTACACCTTTAAAGTATAGAAATATTCTGAAGAAATAG
- a CDS encoding beta-carotene 15,15'-monooxygenase: MPEFDLDSFKKTWQEQPVQKKYDDNEILQMLNRKSRNYVKYIFWISVAEFLLFSVMGIFYFFQNEEDNGFLNILEKLGAQKTPEIENSFESIYWILKISSVMVTAYFVFKFYQNYRKIRIEENLKGLITRILTFKKTVNAFILISILLLVAFTSIFTIFIFYSLNAQNVEPKSSEMTIFIIGIIVTTAFSVLLIWLYYRLVYGIIMSKLDKNLKQLREIDSQEV, encoded by the coding sequence ATGCCTGAATTTGATTTAGACAGCTTTAAGAAGACGTGGCAGGAACAACCTGTTCAAAAAAAATACGATGACAATGAAATCCTTCAGATGCTTAACAGGAAATCGCGGAATTACGTGAAATATATCTTCTGGATCAGCGTAGCAGAATTTTTACTGTTTTCCGTAATGGGAATATTCTATTTCTTTCAGAATGAAGAAGATAACGGCTTTCTCAATATCCTGGAAAAACTGGGCGCCCAAAAAACACCAGAAATTGAAAACAGTTTTGAAAGTATTTATTGGATATTGAAAATATCAAGTGTTATGGTAACTGCATATTTTGTTTTCAAATTTTATCAGAATTACCGTAAAATCAGAATTGAGGAAAACCTGAAAGGATTGATTACAAGAATTCTCACTTTCAAAAAAACAGTTAATGCATTTATCCTCATCAGTATACTTTTACTGGTAGCTTTCACCTCAATCTTTACTATTTTCATATTTTACTCTTTAAATGCACAAAATGTTGAGCCTAAAAGTTCTGAAATGACCATATTTATTATAGGAATCATTGTAACAACTGCATTTTCAGTACTGCTGATCTGGCTTTATTACAGACTGGTGTACGGCATTATCATGAGTAAGCTGGATAAAAATCTTAAACAGCTCCGGGAAATTGATTCGCAGGAAGTTTAA
- the asnS gene encoding asparagine--tRNA ligase has protein sequence MKKQTIKEILEDYKKVLHHDITVYGWVRTFRANRFIALNDGSTINNLQIVVDFENFDEEIISKISTAASLKIVGEVVESQGAGQAVEILAKKITILGDNFTEERDKTILQPKKHSLETLREQAHLRFRTNLFGAVFRVRHAVSFAIHSFFNQNQFFYINTPVITGADAEGAGEMFGVTNFDLNNIPRDEQGDIDFAQDFFGKKTNLTVSGQLEGETAAMGLGRIYTFGPTFRAENSNTTRHLAEFWMIEPEVAFNNLEDNIDLAEDFLKYVIQYVLDNCKDDLDFLDKRFAEEQKSKPEKERAKEGLIEKLENVVSKRFKRVSYTEAIEILLNSKENKKGKFQYPVENWGTDLQSEHERYLVEKHFESPVVLFDYPKEIKAFYMKLNEDGKTVAAMDVLFPGIGEIIGGSEREARLDILKQKMTDMHVDEHELWWYLDTRKFGSVPHAGFGLGLERLVLFVTGMTNIRDVIPFPRTPKNAEF, from the coding sequence ATGAAAAAGCAGACAATTAAGGAAATCCTTGAGGATTACAAGAAAGTATTACATCATGACATTACGGTTTACGGATGGGTAAGAACATTCCGTGCCAATCGTTTCATTGCACTTAATGATGGTTCTACGATTAATAATTTGCAGATTGTTGTTGATTTTGAAAATTTTGATGAGGAGATCATCTCTAAAATCAGTACAGCAGCTTCCCTTAAAATTGTAGGTGAAGTGGTGGAAAGCCAAGGAGCAGGACAGGCTGTGGAAATCCTTGCGAAGAAAATTACAATTCTGGGAGACAACTTTACGGAAGAAAGAGACAAAACCATTCTTCAGCCTAAAAAGCATTCCCTGGAGACATTAAGAGAGCAGGCTCATTTAAGATTCAGAACCAATTTATTCGGAGCGGTTTTCAGAGTACGTCACGCGGTGAGTTTTGCCATCCATTCTTTCTTTAACCAGAATCAGTTCTTTTACATCAACACACCTGTCATTACGGGAGCGGATGCAGAAGGAGCAGGAGAAATGTTTGGTGTTACCAATTTCGATTTAAACAATATTCCTAGAGACGAACAGGGAGATATTGATTTTGCACAGGATTTCTTCGGAAAAAAAACCAACTTAACGGTTTCGGGACAGCTTGAAGGAGAAACGGCGGCAATGGGATTGGGAAGAATTTATACATTCGGTCCTACGTTCCGTGCGGAAAATTCAAACACAACAAGACACCTTGCGGAATTCTGGATGATTGAGCCGGAGGTTGCTTTCAATAATCTTGAAGATAACATCGATCTTGCAGAAGATTTCCTGAAATATGTAATCCAATATGTTTTGGATAACTGTAAAGACGATCTTGATTTCTTAGACAAGCGTTTTGCGGAAGAGCAAAAATCAAAGCCGGAGAAAGAAAGAGCGAAAGAAGGTCTTATCGAAAAACTTGAAAATGTAGTTTCAAAACGTTTCAAGAGAGTTTCTTATACGGAAGCGATTGAAATCTTATTAAATTCTAAAGAAAATAAAAAAGGAAAATTCCAGTATCCTGTTGAAAATTGGGGAACCGATCTTCAGTCTGAACACGAAAGATACCTGGTGGAAAAACATTTTGAAAGTCCGGTAGTTTTATTTGATTATCCGAAAGAGATCAAAGCATTTTACATGAAGCTTAATGAAGATGGTAAAACTGTTGCGGCAATGGACGTTCTTTTCCCTGGAATCGGTGAAATTATCGGTGGTTCAGAAAGAGAAGCACGACTGGATATTTTAAAGCAGAAAATGACAGATATGCATGTTGATGAGCATGAGCTTTGGTGGTATCTGGATACAAGAAAATTCGGTTCTGTTCCGCATGCCGGGTTTGGTTTAGGATTGGAAAGATTAGTTCTTTTCGTAACGGGAATGACGAATATCAGAGATGTAATTCCTTTCCCAAGAACACCTAAGAATGCAGAATTTTAA
- a CDS encoding CDP-alcohol phosphatidyltransferase family protein: MKTLPYILIALRFVLAPVIFCLSYFMGEKSRFLILILMYFGLLTDIFDGIIARKTGVSSERLRRMDSQTDMIFWLSLGFAVYFLNPDLIKDEWIGVIIILGMEAVCYIVSWLKFGKETCTHAFLSKMWGLSLLTAFTYLIGFQQAGWAFYLTVVLGFVAHIDVILIILILPKWQYDVPSSFHAWKIRKGKHTKKTVLFN, translated from the coding sequence ATGAAAACATTACCTTATATTTTAATCGCTTTACGGTTTGTTCTTGCACCTGTCATTTTTTGTTTATCTTATTTCATGGGTGAAAAATCCCGGTTTTTAATTTTGATATTGATGTATTTCGGATTATTAACGGATATTTTCGATGGAATAATCGCCCGGAAAACAGGAGTTTCTTCTGAAAGACTAAGGAGAATGGACAGTCAGACCGATATGATTTTCTGGCTTTCTTTAGGATTTGCTGTTTATTTTTTAAATCCTGATTTAATAAAAGATGAATGGATTGGCGTCATTATAATTCTGGGAATGGAAGCTGTATGTTATATCGTAAGCTGGTTGAAATTCGGAAAAGAAACATGTACCCACGCCTTTTTGTCAAAAATGTGGGGGCTTAGTCTGCTTACTGCATTTACTTATCTTATTGGATTTCAACAGGCGGGATGGGCATTTTACCTGACGGTTGTTCTCGGATTTGTAGCACATATTGATGTGATTCTCATTATTCTCATTCTCCCGAAATGGCAATATGACGTCCCAAGCTCTTTCCATGCCTGGAAAATCAGAAAAGGAAAACATACAAAGAAAACAGTTTTATTTAATTAA